One region of Vanessa cardui chromosome 20, ilVanCard2.1, whole genome shotgun sequence genomic DNA includes:
- the LOC124538462 gene encoding fatty acid-binding protein-like, with the protein MGASHSDQPNQSKADVVAKIRSRVESVDPNKARELGGVFLFNIIKGTSVYSWTLDLNKVTVYEGEPDEDPDTTFTLNEHYFKQLVFGKEDPRVIMQAGRCSVTGDIMRAMKLEPYIKLE; encoded by the exons ATG GGCGCGTCTCACAGCGATCAACCCAATCAAAGTAAAGCAGACGTGGTCGCGAAAATACGCAGCCGAGTCGAGAGCGTCGATCCCAATAAAGCGAGGGAACTCGGGGGAGTCTTCCTCTTCAACATCATTAAAGGCACGTCGGTTTATTCCTGGA CACTAGATCTGAACAAAGTGACGGTATACGAAGGCGAACCAGACGAAGATCCCGACACAACGTTCACACTCAATGAGCATTACTTCAAACAGCTGGTCTTCGGCAAGGAGGACCCGAGGGTCATAATGCAAGCTGGGAGATGTTCCGTCACTGGTGACATCATGAGGGCAATGAAACTTGAACCATATATTAAACTAGAATAG
- the LOC124538201 gene encoding uncharacterized protein LOC124538201 isoform X1 has product MSSKLTILTFAAIISIGYGVERSNYDISRNRINGARNGFTIRDIWDYLLGGGYSQYPYGQHPGQYPTGPGVYPGGQYGGQYGGQYGGQYGNYHPGLEGPPGAHPGCPLCDMSVYSYCSRKQAHDSCCCENSAYQPFSCRRTDCKFLYANSCEEYHLITNCCCVDLQKSAIAPSIVAAPVVA; this is encoded by the exons ATGTCTTCGAAACTCACCATTCTGACATTCGCTGCCATTATTTCGATTGGCTAtg GTGTGGAGCGGAGCAATTACGATATAAGCCGAAACAGGATAAATGGCGCTCGTAACG GTTTCACTATAAGAGACATATGGGACTATTTATTAGGAGGCGGCTACTCCCAGTACCCGTATGGACAGCATCCTGGCCAATATCCCACTGGACCAGGAGTGTATCCTGGAGGTCAATACGGCGGTCAATATGGGGGACAATATGGCGGGCAGTATGGAAACTACCATCCTGGGTTAGAGGGCCCGCCTGGTGCTCACCCCGGCTGTCCGCTTTGTGACATGTCTGTATACAGCTATTGTTCCCGAAAGCAAGCACACGATTCCTGTTGCTGTGAAAATTCTGCAT aTCAACCATTCTCGTGCCGAAGGACTGATTGTAAATTCTTATACGCGAATTCCTGTGAAGAATACCACCTGATAACAAACTGTTGTTGTGTTGATTTACAAAAGAGCGCTATAGCTCCGTCTATAGTAGCTGCTCCCGTTGTCGCTTAA
- the LOC124538201 gene encoding uncharacterized protein LOC124538201 isoform X3 — MSSKLTILTFAAIISIGYGFTIRDIWDYLLGGGYSQYPYGQHPGQYPTGPGVYPGGQYGGQYGGQYGGQYGNYHPGLEGPPGAHPGCPLCDMSVYSYCSRKQAHDSCCCENSAYQPFSCRRTDCKFLYANSCEEYHLITNCCCVDLQKSAIAPSIVAAPVVA; from the exons ATGTCTTCGAAACTCACCATTCTGACATTCGCTGCCATTATTTCGATTGGCTAtg GTTTCACTATAAGAGACATATGGGACTATTTATTAGGAGGCGGCTACTCCCAGTACCCGTATGGACAGCATCCTGGCCAATATCCCACTGGACCAGGAGTGTATCCTGGAGGTCAATACGGCGGTCAATATGGGGGACAATATGGCGGGCAGTATGGAAACTACCATCCTGGGTTAGAGGGCCCGCCTGGTGCTCACCCCGGCTGTCCGCTTTGTGACATGTCTGTATACAGCTATTGTTCCCGAAAGCAAGCACACGATTCCTGTTGCTGTGAAAATTCTGCAT aTCAACCATTCTCGTGCCGAAGGACTGATTGTAAATTCTTATACGCGAATTCCTGTGAAGAATACCACCTGATAACAAACTGTTGTTGTGTTGATTTACAAAAGAGCGCTATAGCTCCGTCTATAGTAGCTGCTCCCGTTGTCGCTTAA
- the LOC124538201 gene encoding uncharacterized protein LOC124538201 isoform X2, translating into MSSKLTILTFAAIISIGYGVERSNYDISRNRINGARNGGGYSQYPYGQHPGQYPTGPGVYPGGQYGGQYGGQYGGQYGNYHPGLEGPPGAHPGCPLCDMSVYSYCSRKQAHDSCCCENSAYQPFSCRRTDCKFLYANSCEEYHLITNCCCVDLQKSAIAPSIVAAPVVA; encoded by the exons ATGTCTTCGAAACTCACCATTCTGACATTCGCTGCCATTATTTCGATTGGCTAtg GTGTGGAGCGGAGCAATTACGATATAAGCCGAAACAGGATAAATGGCGCTCGTAACG GAGGCGGCTACTCCCAGTACCCGTATGGACAGCATCCTGGCCAATATCCCACTGGACCAGGAGTGTATCCTGGAGGTCAATACGGCGGTCAATATGGGGGACAATATGGCGGGCAGTATGGAAACTACCATCCTGGGTTAGAGGGCCCGCCTGGTGCTCACCCCGGCTGTCCGCTTTGTGACATGTCTGTATACAGCTATTGTTCCCGAAAGCAAGCACACGATTCCTGTTGCTGTGAAAATTCTGCAT aTCAACCATTCTCGTGCCGAAGGACTGATTGTAAATTCTTATACGCGAATTCCTGTGAAGAATACCACCTGATAACAAACTGTTGTTGTGTTGATTTACAAAAGAGCGCTATAGCTCCGTCTATAGTAGCTGCTCCCGTTGTCGCTTAA
- the LOC124538200 gene encoding protein arginine N-methyltransferase 1, whose protein sequence is MDMESMDVAQESTSTASTPATENGPDKNVTAEEMTSRDYYFDSYAHFGIHEEMLKDEVRTLTYRNAMYHNKHLFKGKTVLDIGCGTGILSMFAAKAGAAKVIAVECSNIVDYARKIVEANRLHDVIEIVKGKVEEVNLPVDKVDIIISEWMGYCLFYESMLDTVLYARDKWLKPDGMLFPDRCTLFICGIEDRQYKDEKINWWDDVYGFDMSSIRKVAISEPLVDVVDAKQVVTNSCLLKEIDLYTVKKEDLNFESKFHLQVRRNDFIQALVTFFNVEFTKSHKRLGFSTAPEAPYTHWKQTVFYFDEYMTVKKGEEITGTFSMRQNARNNRDLDFEVELSFKGELCQVQEKNHYRMR, encoded by the exons ATGGACATGGAGAGCATGGATGTCGCGCAAGAAAGCACATCGACGGCATCGACGCCTGCAACGGAAAATG GACCTGATAAAAACGTGACGGCAGAAGAAATGACTTCCCGGGATTATTATTTCGACTCATACGCACATTTTGGTATCCACGAAGAGATGTTAAAAGATGAAGTCCGTACCCTCACATACAGAAACGCTATGTACCATAACAAGCATCTTTTCAAAGGAAAA ACAGTTCTAGACATCGGCTGTGGGACAGGTATCCTGTCCATGTTTGCCGCCAAGGCTGGTGCGGCGAAGGTCATTGCAGTAGAGTGTTCAAACATAGTAGATTATGCTCGCAAAATTGTTGAGGCTAATAGACTTCATGATGTTATAGAAATTGTTAAAGGAAAG GTAGAAGAAGTTAATCTACCCGTGGATAAAGTAGACATAATAATCTCAGAATGGATGGGCTATTGTCTCTTCTACGAGAGCATGTTGGATACAGTTCTGTATGCAAGGGACAAGTGGCTTAAGCCTGATGGTATGCTGTTCCCAGACAG atgcACATTGTTTATTTGTGGAATCGAAGATCGTCAGTACAAGGATGAGAAGATTAACTGGTGGGATGATGTTTATGGTTTTGACATGTCTTCAATAAGGAAAGTCGCTATTTCTGAACCACTTGTTGATGTTGTTGACGCTAAACAG GTGGTTACGAATTCTTGCCTATTGAAAGAAATTGATTTATACACTGTCAAGAAGGAGGATCTGAACTTTGAATCGAAGTTCCATCTTcaa gtgcgtcgcaatgattttatCCAAGCCTTAGTGACATTCTTCAATGTGGAGTTCACCAAGTCTCACAAGCGGCTGGGCTTCAGTACTGCACCCGAGGCGCCCTACACTCACTGGAAGCAAACTGTCTTCTACTTTGATGAGTATATGACG GTGAAAAAAGGTGAGGAAATAACGGGAACGTTCTCGATGCGTCAGAACGCTCGTAACAACCGTGACCTGGACTTTGAGGTGGAACTCTCATTCAAAGGCGAGCTGTGCCAGGTCCAGGAGAAGAATCACTACAGGATGCGCTGA